The Stenotrophomonas rhizophila genome has a window encoding:
- a CDS encoding rRNA pseudouridine synthase: protein MTDPIRLDKHLTRLIGCSRGDAQRFIEGGWVTVNGVVVEQPQAMVTDEVVVLRENAEATRAETVSMLLHKPAGMRADELCALVTRETRSELDATGVALLQRHFHALQLVMPLADEDSGLVVVSQDGRVVSHLKDRGATLEQEYLVEVSGELVPYGMKRLAHGLSFRNWPLPPCKVSWQNETRLRFAIKPVAPGQLRDMCRQVGLEVISVRRLRIGRVAMGKLAPGQWRYLAPDERF from the coding sequence ATGACCGATCCGATCCGACTCGACAAACACCTGACCCGCCTGATCGGCTGCTCCCGGGGCGACGCCCAGCGCTTCATCGAGGGGGGCTGGGTGACGGTCAACGGTGTGGTGGTCGAACAACCGCAGGCGATGGTCACCGATGAGGTGGTGGTGCTGCGCGAGAACGCCGAGGCGACCCGCGCCGAGACGGTCAGCATGCTGCTGCACAAACCGGCCGGCATGCGCGCTGATGAATTGTGCGCGCTGGTCACGCGGGAGACCCGCAGCGAACTGGACGCCACCGGCGTGGCCCTGCTGCAGCGGCACTTCCACGCGCTGCAGCTGGTGATGCCGCTGGCCGATGAAGACAGCGGCCTGGTGGTGGTCAGCCAGGACGGCCGCGTGGTGTCGCATCTGAAGGACCGCGGCGCGACGCTGGAGCAGGAATACCTGGTCGAGGTCAGCGGCGAGCTGGTGCCCTACGGCATGAAGCGGCTTGCGCACGGCCTGAGCTTCCGCAACTGGCCGTTGCCGCCGTGCAAGGTCAGCTGGCAGAACGAAACCCGGCTGCGCTTTGCGATCAAGCCGGTGGCCCCCGGCCAGCTGCGCGACATGTGCCGGCAGGTCGGGCTGGAGGTCATCAGCGTGCGTCGCCTGCGCATCGGCCGGGTGGCGATGGGCAAGCTGGCCCCGGGCCAGTGGCGCTACCTGGCGCCGGACGAACGCTTCTGA
- a CDS encoding mechanosensitive ion channel family protein, with the protein MKDHLPAWTHEWLQYGAPALKILLTLLVAWLLRLIARRLLRRVGEHYTLPPEMVMGARRVFTFVVYFTVLLVVLQIIGVQASVLWTAFTGFAAVGAVAFFAAWSVLSNIFCTLLIFTTRPFRLHDYIEVLENGEKPGLKGRVIDVNLIYTTLQENSGGHEGTVLQIPNNMFFQRTVRRWRDPSQAPGGIQGDG; encoded by the coding sequence ATGAAAGACCACCTGCCCGCCTGGACCCATGAGTGGCTGCAGTACGGGGCGCCTGCCCTGAAAATCCTGCTGACCCTGCTGGTGGCGTGGCTGCTGCGGCTGATCGCGCGCCGGCTGCTGCGCCGCGTGGGCGAGCACTACACGCTGCCACCGGAGATGGTGATGGGCGCGCGCCGGGTGTTCACGTTCGTGGTGTATTTCACCGTGCTGCTGGTGGTGCTGCAGATCATCGGCGTGCAGGCCAGCGTGCTGTGGACCGCGTTCACCGGCTTTGCTGCAGTGGGCGCGGTGGCATTCTTTGCCGCGTGGAGCGTGCTCTCCAACATCTTCTGCACCCTGCTGATCTTCACCACCCGCCCGTTCCGGCTGCACGACTACATCGAGGTGCTGGAGAACGGCGAGAAGCCCGGACTGAAGGGCCGCGTCATCGACGTCAACCTGATCTACACCACCCTGCAGGAAAACAGCGGCGGCCACGAAGGCACGGTGCTGCAGATTCCCAACAACATGTTCTTCCAGCGCACGGTGCGCCGCTGGCGTGATCCGTCGCAGGCGCCGGGCGGCATCCAGGGCGACGGGTGA
- a CDS encoding AzlC family ABC transporter permease, giving the protein MNWRASPAVKVGLSIAVATGLYGISFGALAVAAGLSPWQAQALSLLMFTGGSQFAFIGVIAGGGAGSAAFTAATLLGVRNAVYGMQMNRMLGLRGWRRGVGAQITIDESAATASSQTMPLEQRRGFWTAGVGVFLLWNLFTAVGAIAGDALGDPRRWGLDGAAVAAFLALLWPRLRQRDAVAIAIVAALVTVLALPWVPPGIPILLAATVAAVWGAFVPGPRDEGLEPDVEPRSPGERV; this is encoded by the coding sequence ATGAACTGGCGTGCGTCCCCTGCCGTGAAAGTCGGCCTTTCCATTGCCGTGGCTACCGGCCTGTATGGCATTTCCTTTGGTGCGCTGGCGGTGGCGGCCGGGCTGAGCCCGTGGCAGGCGCAGGCGCTGAGCCTGTTGATGTTCACCGGCGGCTCGCAGTTTGCGTTCATCGGCGTGATCGCGGGCGGCGGTGCCGGCTCCGCCGCGTTCACCGCCGCCACGCTGCTCGGCGTGCGCAACGCGGTATACGGCATGCAGATGAACCGGATGCTCGGGCTGCGCGGCTGGCGGCGCGGGGTGGGTGCGCAGATCACCATCGACGAATCGGCCGCCACCGCGTCCAGCCAGACCATGCCGCTGGAGCAGCGGCGCGGGTTCTGGACCGCCGGCGTCGGCGTGTTCCTGCTCTGGAACCTGTTCACCGCCGTCGGCGCCATCGCCGGCGACGCGCTGGGCGATCCGCGCCGGTGGGGCCTGGACGGTGCCGCAGTGGCGGCGTTCCTGGCGTTGCTGTGGCCCCGGCTGCGCCAGCGTGATGCGGTGGCCATCGCAATCGTGGCCGCGCTGGTCACGGTGCTGGCGCTGCCCTGGGTGCCACCGGGCATTCCGATCCTGCTGGCGGCAACAGTGGCGGCAGTGTGGGGCGCGTTCGTGCCCGGTCCACGCGATGAAGGGCTGGAGCCGGACGTTGAGCCGCGTTCGCCGGGGGAGCGCGTATGA
- a CDS encoding DUF2058 domain-containing protein, which produces MAKANPLQEQLLKAGLVKKSQVSQAAREQVKARHGKAPLAPTDSQREAERLRAEKAERDRALEAERKEKNRLQELQAQVRQIIESNRVKREGESEYRFNDGTLIRTMLVNEMLRRQLAVGSLVIVRLGEGFELVPRAAADKIRERDPAVIVLDNGKDRAASAEPSTGNAEDDAYYAQFQVPDDLIW; this is translated from the coding sequence ATGGCGAAGGCAAATCCCCTGCAGGAACAGCTGCTCAAGGCCGGGCTGGTCAAGAAATCCCAGGTGTCCCAGGCCGCACGCGAGCAGGTGAAGGCCCGCCACGGCAAGGCCCCGTTGGCGCCCACCGACAGCCAGCGCGAAGCCGAGCGCCTGCGGGCGGAAAAAGCCGAGCGCGACCGCGCGCTGGAAGCCGAGCGCAAGGAAAAGAACCGCCTGCAGGAGCTGCAGGCCCAGGTGCGCCAGATCATCGAAAGCAACCGGGTCAAGCGCGAAGGCGAAAGCGAGTACCGCTTCAACGACGGCACCCTGATCCGCACGATGCTGGTCAACGAGATGCTGCGCCGCCAGCTGGCCGTGGGCAGCTTGGTGATCGTGCGGCTGGGCGAGGGCTTCGAGCTGGTGCCGCGTGCGGCCGCCGACAAGATCCGTGAACGCGATCCGGCCGTGATCGTGCTCGACAACGGCAAGGATCGCGCCGCATCCGCCGAGCCCAGCACCGGCAATGCCGAGGACGATGCCTACTACGCGCAGTTCCAGGTGCCCGACGACCTGATCTGGTGA
- a CDS encoding M48 family metallopeptidase translates to MTALKYLAGYPDALQQQVRELIAADRLGPWLERRYAELHTVRNDRQLYDYTQALKERYLRQSVPLSKVIYDSRLQVLKHALGTHTTVSRVQGSRLKASREIRIASVFREAPAPFLKMIVVHELAHLKESDHNKAFYQLCTHMEADYHQLEFDLRLYLTHLERPSG, encoded by the coding sequence ATGACCGCCCTGAAGTACCTTGCCGGCTACCCCGACGCCCTGCAGCAGCAGGTGCGCGAGCTGATCGCGGCCGATCGGCTGGGCCCCTGGCTGGAGCGCCGCTATGCCGAGCTGCACACGGTGCGCAACGACCGTCAGCTGTATGACTACACCCAGGCACTGAAGGAGCGCTACCTTCGCCAGTCGGTGCCGTTGTCCAAGGTGATCTACGACAGCCGCCTGCAGGTGCTCAAGCACGCACTGGGCACCCATACCACCGTGTCGCGGGTGCAGGGCAGCCGGCTCAAGGCCAGCCGCGAGATCCGCATTGCCAGCGTGTTCCGCGAGGCACCTGCCCCGTTCCTGAAGATGATCGTGGTCCACGAACTGGCGCACCTGAAGGAATCGGACCACAACAAGGCGTTCTACCAGCTGTGCACCCACATGGAAGCGGACTACCACCAGCTGGAGTTCGACCTGCGCCTGTACCTGACCCACCTGGAGCGGCCCAGCGGCTGA
- a CDS encoding AzlD domain-containing protein: MSLWAWLLLGCVAAYAIKLAGWLVPARWLESPRMTRVAGTLTIGLLASLTAMNAVAAGASVALDARLAALAVAAVALLLRLPFLAVVVLGAAAAAALRWAGIG; encoded by the coding sequence ATGAGCCTGTGGGCATGGTTGCTGCTGGGCTGCGTGGCGGCCTATGCGATCAAGCTGGCCGGGTGGCTGGTGCCGGCGCGCTGGCTGGAGTCACCGCGCATGACCCGCGTGGCCGGCACGCTCACGATCGGCCTGCTGGCGTCGCTGACCGCCATGAATGCGGTGGCTGCCGGTGCGTCGGTGGCGCTGGATGCCCGCCTGGCCGCGCTGGCCGTGGCGGCCGTGGCGTTGTTGCTGCGCCTGCCATTTCTGGCCGTGGTGGTGCTGGGTGCGGCGGCGGCCGCCGCGCTGCGCTGGGCCGGTATCGGCTGA
- a CDS encoding DksA/TraR family C4-type zinc finger protein, translating to MATGWAGDGAVQDQIDATVDDAIQRARAQLRHGPGLTHCEECEAPIPEARRRAVPGVRLCVRCQEAEDAAQQDAGMYNRRGSKDSQLR from the coding sequence ATGGCCACAGGGTGGGCAGGCGACGGCGCCGTCCAGGACCAGATCGACGCGACCGTGGATGACGCGATCCAGCGCGCCCGCGCGCAGCTGCGCCACGGTCCCGGGCTGACCCATTGCGAGGAATGCGAAGCGCCCATACCCGAAGCGCGGCGCCGTGCCGTGCCCGGCGTGCGCCTGTGCGTGCGCTGCCAGGAGGCCGAGGATGCCGCGCAGCAGGATGCAGGCATGTACAACCGCCGGGGCAGCAAGGACAGTCAGCTGCGCTGA
- a CDS encoding phospholipase D family protein: MALPGAGRTLLIRARNPQKPLWRRVLRGAGILLAIVILLVLSGLLLGDHLTPKAMGPRSSVLPLQPAQSAIDREVVRLQAEHPDQSGVAFLSEGLDAYAARAVITRHAARSLDLQYYIWKDDLIGHLMAQELYQAAERGVRVRLLLDDMNAQDKDALMMALDEHPNIELRLYNPFRNRDGLWRLVEMVQRFFSVNHRMHNKQWIADGRVAIVGGRNIGEEYFSARSDVNFRDLDLIVAGKAVQQANTIFDAYWNSDAAVPVAALAFHTPAQLRLLMLESAHEAKLAAARPYLERVERSPAARSFYTDAVDLHWSPGVEIVSDPAMKHRRDDPANWLVTRLVRELEATRHKALLISPYFVPGEEGTRGMAAMVQRGAYVGVVTNSLAANDVAAVHSGYMHYRAPLLRDGVHLYELRSRGAGGGSGGLFGSSGASLHTKAFMIDDQRGFVGSFNLDPRSAYLNTEMGVLFDDRELAAQLRAEYLRLADPKQSYWVTLGADDQVCWLDRAEQPPQLLDREPDTSFWQRASARVISWLPLESQL, encoded by the coding sequence GTGGCGCTACCTGGCGCCGGACGAACGCTTCTGATCCGCGCACGCAACCCGCAGAAGCCACTGTGGCGCCGCGTGCTGCGCGGCGCGGGCATCCTGCTGGCGATCGTGATCCTGCTGGTGCTCAGCGGGCTGCTGCTGGGCGACCACCTCACGCCCAAGGCGATGGGACCGCGCAGCAGCGTGCTGCCGCTGCAGCCGGCACAGAGCGCGATTGATCGCGAGGTGGTGCGCCTGCAGGCCGAGCACCCGGACCAGTCCGGCGTGGCGTTCCTGTCCGAAGGGCTGGACGCGTACGCCGCGCGCGCCGTGATCACCCGCCATGCCGCCCGCAGCCTGGACCTGCAGTACTACATCTGGAAGGACGACCTGATCGGCCACCTGATGGCGCAGGAGCTGTACCAGGCCGCCGAACGTGGCGTGCGCGTGCGCCTGCTGCTGGATGACATGAACGCGCAGGACAAGGATGCGTTGATGATGGCGCTCGATGAGCACCCCAACATCGAGCTCCGCCTCTACAACCCGTTCCGCAACCGCGATGGACTGTGGCGGCTGGTGGAGATGGTGCAGCGCTTCTTCAGCGTCAACCACCGCATGCACAACAAACAGTGGATCGCCGATGGCCGGGTGGCCATCGTCGGCGGACGCAACATCGGCGAGGAATACTTCAGCGCGCGCAGCGATGTGAACTTCCGCGACCTGGACCTGATCGTGGCCGGCAAGGCGGTGCAGCAGGCCAATACGATCTTCGATGCGTACTGGAACAGCGACGCGGCGGTACCCGTGGCCGCCCTCGCCTTCCACACCCCGGCCCAGCTGCGCCTGCTGATGCTTGAATCGGCACATGAGGCCAAGCTGGCGGCCGCCCGACCCTATCTTGAGCGCGTCGAGCGTTCGCCGGCAGCGCGTTCGTTCTACACCGATGCGGTAGACCTGCACTGGTCGCCGGGCGTGGAGATCGTGTCCGATCCGGCGATGAAGCACCGCCGCGACGACCCCGCCAACTGGCTGGTCACCCGCCTGGTGCGCGAACTTGAGGCCACCCGCCACAAAGCGCTGTTGATCTCGCCCTACTTCGTGCCGGGCGAGGAAGGCACGCGCGGGATGGCCGCGATGGTGCAGCGCGGCGCCTACGTGGGCGTGGTCACCAACTCACTGGCCGCCAATGACGTGGCGGCCGTGCACAGCGGCTACATGCATTACCGCGCACCGCTGCTGCGCGATGGGGTGCACCTGTACGAACTGCGATCGCGCGGCGCGGGTGGCGGCAGCGGCGGCCTGTTCGGCAGCAGCGGCGCCAGCCTGCATACCAAGGCCTTCATGATCGATGACCAGCGTGGCTTCGTAGGCTCGTTCAACCTGGACCCCCGCTCTGCCTACCTCAACACGGAGATGGGGGTGCTGTTTGATGATCGGGAACTGGCCGCACAGCTGCGCGCGGAATACCTGCGCCTGGCCGATCCGAAGCAGAGCTATTGGGTGACGCTGGGTGCCGATGACCAGGTGTGTTGGCTGGATCGGGCCGAACAGCCCCCACAATTGCTGGATCGAGAGCCGGACACCTCGTTCTGGCAGCGCGCCAGCGCCCGCGTCATCAGCTGGTTGCCCTTGGAGTCCCAACTTTAG
- a CDS encoding RNA polymerase sigma factor produces MLDTTMPALRAANDADSTDEWAWVRAAVAGDTAAYERIYHRHAPRLYAVLWRLCGGHAARAEDALQEAFLQAWRALPGFRFDSSLGTWLHRLGVNAALMEIRANAARDAGDSGEEGWDLLAAVPAVDRCAGTSLDLERALETLPPRARAVLVLHDIEGWKHQEIADQLQMAVGSSKAQLHRARGLLRARLGEPA; encoded by the coding sequence ATGCTCGATACGACCATGCCCGCCCTCCGCGCTGCCAACGACGCCGATTCCACCGACGAGTGGGCGTGGGTGCGGGCGGCGGTGGCCGGCGACACCGCCGCCTACGAGCGCATCTACCATCGGCACGCGCCGCGCCTGTATGCGGTGTTGTGGCGGCTGTGCGGCGGTCATGCCGCGCGTGCCGAGGATGCCCTCCAGGAAGCGTTCCTGCAGGCCTGGCGCGCACTGCCGGGGTTCCGCTTCGACAGCAGCCTGGGTACCTGGCTGCACCGGCTGGGGGTAAACGCGGCACTGATGGAGATTCGCGCCAATGCCGCCCGCGACGCGGGCGACAGCGGCGAAGAAGGCTGGGACCTGCTGGCGGCAGTGCCGGCAGTGGATCGCTGCGCGGGGACCAGCCTGGACCTGGAGCGCGCGCTGGAGACCCTGCCGCCGCGCGCCCGGGCGGTGCTGGTGCTGCACGATATCGAAGGATGGAAACACCAGGAGATTGCCGACCAGCTGCAGATGGCGGTGGGCAGTTCCAAGGCACAGTTGCACCGCGCGCGCGGCCTGTTGCGCGCGCGCCTGGGAGAACCGGCATGA